Part of the Prevotella communis genome is shown below.
TAGTCGTTGGGGTTGTAGTTAAGACTGGCAAGCCACTTTCCGGCAAATGCCGACAGGTTGGGCCGCTCGCTGAAGCGGAAGTGCATCAGTTCGTTGGGGATGGTTCCCAAGTCACCGCCTTTGACGGTGATGCTACAGTCGGCAGAATTGAGCAGGTTAAGTTCCTTCTGGTATTTCTCGCTCTGCGACATCGTCGAGAAGATTTCTCCCACGGTGGCCGCGCCCAACTGTTCGTTGGTGTAGATATCGGTGAGTGAGTCGCGCTTCATGGTCATGTGAATGTCGATGGAGCCTCCCACGGAAGCACTTACTACAACGTGCGAGCCATAGCTCACGAGGAAGGAATCGACGATGGCAGTGACGAAGGTGGAATCGCGGAACTTGTATATCCAGTCAATAGCGTCGCGGAAATTGGGTGTCAGCATTTCCGTGCGGCCTTCTTCCATCAAAAACGCGGAGATGGAGGCGTCATGCAGTTCCATCTTCATGGACGGGGCTGGATAGCTGACGTCGCAGAAGAAGTCGTTGGCGTGACCGCTTTCCACTACACTGATATTGGCCGCATAACTGCCATTGAACACCAGCAGTTTAGCATCGGCATCTGCTTTGAAGGAGGTAGCCTGTGTGTACTCACTGTGGCTGAGGGCCGTCGTGCATTCGACGGTGCCCTCATGGGTTGAAGAAGCGGTGAACAACTGCTCGCAGAATTCATCGCCACACGCCCGCACCTTCTCCAAGTCGAGCACACGGCTGTGTACGTCGCGCAAGTTGCAGGGCTGGCCCCAGATGCCATCGTAACTGAAACCCACGCCGTAACTGCGGCGGAAGTCCTTGATGGTCATGGCATCCTCCTGGGCGGCGCGGGCTAAGGGCGAGACCTCCATACCCGTCGGTGGCGCAACGTCCAAAAACTCATAGTCGTGGCAGGCCGACAGCACTAAGGCTGCCAGCACTGTCACTGCGATAGAGAGATATTTTCTGTCGTGGTTCATTGGTCAGATTGTTGTGTTCAACGCTGGTTCTTCTTTACGCCCATGTCGTCGATTGAGATACAGGTAGACTTGCCTTGGTAATATTCATCTATGACGGCCTTGACCTCGTCTGCGACATCCCAGGGGAAGAGGTTCCAGATGCCAGTGTAGTTGACGCTGATAACTGCGGTGTTGTCATCCGAGCCGTTGGAGCTTCTGATAGATTTCATCCACTGCTGGGCGGCATCTCTCAGTGCCATGCGGTCGGGAATGTCGGAATTCATCTGTTCTAGCATTTTAGAATACGACGATTGGTCACCGCCTGAGACGGCACAGTAGAAATGAGAGTTCTGCCAGATGTCCGTACCTACCTTGGAATAACCAGCATTTACTTCGCCATTTATTTGGATGGCTGCCAATGCCAAATTGGCTTTAACCGCACCACCGACCTTAAAACTGTCAGCAACACACAACGAGTCGTACTCAATGGCCGTGAAGATACTGCCACCGAGGGTAGCACCATCGACAAACACGGGACCGAACTGGGAAATCATCTTGTTAACGGCCTTTTTAAAACCTGTAGAATCGCCCTTGTTCTTCATCACGTTGGCCCATGCACTGCGGAACCCTGCGGAAACAACTTTCTTCGACATCTCCGGATTGCTCACCCATTTTTTGTTCGATTCATCCCAGTCTTCCTCTAAAAAAGATGCAATGTCAGCTGACGAGGCAGATGCAAAGAGGTATTCCAGGTCTTGAGATCCGGTATAGATGGCCTTATGCTCCACCTGCTTGCCTTTGTTCTTGTAATCCACCTCCAAGCCTAACTTGAACTTAGCAAATTTCACATTAATTGTAGCGTGTACGCCTAAAGAGTCGAGGTTGTTCTCCAGCGTGTCTTGCAAAATTACATCGGCGGTCATTCCAGGACGGGCCTCCTGAGTGAACAGCGTGGCATAATCATTTGAGTCCTTGGCCAGATTGATGACATTCTTGATGTTCAGGACGAAGTTGTTCGACATATCGCCCGTCAGCGGGTTGAGACCCTTGCCAATGCCCTTGCCATGCCACAGGTCTGGATAGTACTCAGTGGCATCATTGTCAGCCGACTCACCATCCTTCAGTCCGATGTACTGGCGAAGGGTGATGGTCTGCGTCTTGTCGCCGTTCTTCACGGTAATCAGGGCATTGCGCTCATGTATCTGAAGTGCGGGATTGAAATAATCGACGTTCACGGTCAGCGCGCCGTTACCGTTACCTTTTTCCTGCTCCACGTCGCTCCAGGGAAGTTCGTCCATCTCGTTGCCAGAGATGGTGGCCGTCCACTCGCCGTTGGCCTTAATGGGAATCTCCACCGAGCCACCCAGACGGTTGATGGCTACTTCCGTATCACCGTTGTTTATTACAAGGTTTGACGACAACGAATCATCGTCTGTACATGCACTGAATGACAGTGCCACGATGGCCACAGCCATCTGATAGAAAATCTTTTGCATGATTTCTCTTTTGTTAAATGGTTATTGAATAGGGATATTGAAATAAGTTATCATTGAACTGTCCTGATCTGGTTAAAGTATTCCTGCTTTCCTCAATTTCTGGCGCTGCTCTTCGTTCTGACGGATGAAGCGCTCAATGAAGACGTTCTGGTCGCCGATACGCCAACGCTGGTATATGATAATGGCCACAAGCACCAGCACCACCACAATGAAGGAGGCGGCCAGGGCAACTGTGAGAATTAGTGATATATCCATACGCATTGTTTGTTTGATTTCGGTTGCAAAATTAGGCTGTCTTCAAAAAACAATAGTCCCACGGAAGGAAAAAAAAGTCTCAAAACGTGAAAAAGTAAGCCCGACAGAGCTGCCAGGCTTACTTTTTCCGATAAAATGGGTGATTTTTGTTATTTCCTTGCTACCTTGCGATAATCCGAGGGCGACATGCCATAGGCATCGCTGAAGATGCGGAAGAACGAACTGCGGGAGAAGCCGGAGAGTTCGGCAATGATAGCTACGGCATCTGTTGTAGTGGCCAACAGGTGGGCGGCATGGCGCACACGGTACTCGTTGAGGAAGGCGGTTATACTCTTGCCATTGGTACAATGACGGATGGCATCGGTGATATAGCGCTCGTTGGTACCAAGGAGCTGAGCCAGGCGGTTGCGGTCCAGGTCGGCATCGGTAAAGATATGATCCGGAGCTTCCATGAGGTCGCAGATGCGGCAGAAGAGTTGCTGATTGGCTGAAAGGTTTTCCTGGGGTTCCGCTTTCAGCTGCACGATGGTCTGCTGCTCCTCCTGTTCGCGCTGCTCTATCTCGGTCAGCAGGCGGCGGTTTTTCTCAAGGAGCTCCTTATTATATATACGTACGCGCACAAGAAAGTAGCCAATAAGCAGGATGACAAGGATGGCAGCGGCAAGCAGTACACGATGGATGCGGGTCTCACTTTTAGCATCGTTCAGGGCCAGTTCTTTCTCTTGGCTCTGGTAGATAACAGCCAGTTCGGCCGCATTGTTTTGCTTCTGCCAGACAAGGGCAGAGTCGATGGCAGCGCTGACACTGTCGGCAAGTAGCAATGCATCGGCGTTGCGACCAGCCTTGCGGTAGGCCGTGTAGCGGGGAGAAAGACGGTCGGCGATGTTGTCGAAGGTCATCTTGGCGCCATCCGTAGCCAGATAGGTGCTGTCGAGTTGTTCATACCAGTAGGCCGCCTCGTCGTAGCGACCAGCTGCCATCAGATATTCGGCCGCCTCTCTGTAGGCATTGGGCTCCATCAGTCGGCTACGTGGGATGGCGGCATATGTGGTCTGGGCTTCGGCAGTATGACCGGTTTCTTGTAGGAGCAGCGCACGCTGCAGTGCCACATGGCCTTTCCATTCCTCAATCAGCAGCGAGTCATCATGCTCTTGCTCAGCGCGTTCGAGCCCATGTGCGCTACGGTCAAGCCATGCCAGTGCGCCTTCGAGGTCACCTGATGTATGGTAAATAGTGGATATATTCATACAGATCCAGGCCATACCCCACCCTGTCCGGCTCTTATCTTGGGTATCCTCTTGTTTTGCCTCATAGGCTTTCTGTGCCGTGAGTTGTGCTTCATGGAACTGGTGCAACTGTAGTTGGATTTCCGCCATGAGCATCAGCAAAGCAGACTCTGTATGTTTGGGGAACGCTTTGTTTTCCTTTGCCAATGGCAGTAACTTGGCGATGACGTCCATGGCTCCCTCTGTGTCGCCCCGGCGAAAGCGAAGACATGCCCAGCGATAGCCCGCGTCGGTATAGGTATGCCAATCCTGCGATGGGTCTGAGGCATAGCCTTGATAAGACTTCCTGTAGAATTGCTCCGCTATCCGCATCTGCCAGCCTTGGTCGTAGACGAGTCCACGCAGGTGATCGGCCTTGGGCGTACAGACAATCTTCGCTGTCTCCATGCTGTCGATGACGGCCAGGGCGCGGTTCAGGTTCTTGGCATCGTAGGCTTCGGAATACCGCTGCCACATAGCTTTTGCCTTCGCGTCGTCCTTCGCATCGCCGCAATGAGAACAAGATGCCAGCATGGCTAGCACGGCACATATAAGTGTGAGGGATATCCGATGCTTCATTTCCAGTTAATGACTAATTCTCTTTTTCCAGACTCCAATATATACGATTATTGTTATTTTCGTGCTGCCTTACGATAATCCGAGGGCGACATACCGTAGGCATCGCTGAAGATGCGGAAGAACGAACTGCGGGAGAAGCCGGAGAGTTCTGCAATCAGCGAAATGGAATCTTTCGTGGTTGCCAACAAACGGGTAGCATAGCGCAGACGGTACTCGTTGAGGAAGATGTTCACGCTCTTACCATTGGTACAGGTACTGATGGCATCGGTCACGTAGTGCTCGTTGGTGCCAAGGAGCTGGGCCAGACGGCTACGGTCCAGGTCGGCATCGGTATAGATGCGGTCCGGCGACTCCATGAGGTCACAGATACGACGGAAGAGCTGCTGCTCGGAAGTGAGGTTTTCCTGGGGCTCGGCCTTCAACTGCTCGATGCTCTGCTGCTGCTCCTGCTCACGCTGTTCTATCTCGGCCAGCAGGCGGCGGTTTTTCTCAAGGAGTGCCTTGTTATGCTGATGAGAACGCCACAGGAAATAGATGATAAGCAGACAGATGAGGATGGCGGCAACGAGGATGATGCGGTGGATGATGAGCGACTGGCGGCGACTGGCAATCTCGGTCTCCTTCTGACGGATTTCCTGCTGCTGCTCCACGTCTGTCTTCCATTCCTGTATGCGGATGGAGTCGGTCAACTGGCGCATGCGGTCTGAAAGGACCTGTGCCTCGTCTTTACGTCCGGCTTTCTGCAGGGTCTCATACTGGTTCATCATGTAGTGCTTGATGTATTCGGTAGTGATAGCACTACCCTGGGCCAGATAGAGCGAGTCGGTCTGGCGGAACAGGCGGACAGCCTCGTCGTAGCGACCAGTCATAGACAGATAGCGGGCATCAGCGCCAATGTCATAGACCTTGCGGTTTTCAGCCTCACGATGCTTCAGATAGAGGGCCTCGGCCTTGTCGTGCTGACCGTTGGCGGCATAGATCATGGCCTGGGCAATCATTATATTATTGTGGCGGATCTGGCGAACGAGGTCGGGCAATTCACCGCAGCGATCCAGTCGGGCTAGGGCCGTGTCGCCTTTAGCCACCAGAGACAGGGCCTTTTGGGGCATCCCCTGCTCAAGATAGAACTCTGTAGCCTCTCCAACGGCGATAATCATGGCGTCCATCACCCAGTAGTCGTCAGTATGCTTCACACCGTCCATCATGATGTCAATAGCCTCCAGGAAATACTGCTCGGCTTTGTCGGGATGCTCCATACTCAGCTCACAACTGCCCTTGAGCGTCAGCGCACGACTTTTCACTCGCAAAGCCACCTCCTCGCTGATGCCGGATTCTCCTCCACCCTGCTTCCGCTCATTGTCCACGTCGGCAATGATATCATCACACAGGCTGAGGACCTTGGCATACTCGCCATTTCTCTCCAGCCATCCGCCCAGCATGAGAAGGGCTGAATAGTAGGAAACACCTTCACGCTTCAGTTCTGGTACATTCTTTATCTGTTCACCGTAGAATATAGCCAACCGTGTCTGTCCTATCTGTCCGTAGTGGTTAGTTCTGAGGAGGTTGGCAGTGGCAGTTGAAAACAACCCCACCCGCTCAGCACTGTCAATCTTTGCAAATGCCTTTTCGGGTGTCGTGAATGCTATTTTCTGTAACTCTTCTTTCAGTTTCTGCTCCTCCTCGCTGCGGTCAGGTTTCGTGCAGCCCATCATCAGAGCTATAACAGCGGCAAGAACTGTTAAAATTATGGTTGAAAAACTCCTTCTCATATAAGTTATTGATAATAATGGTTGCAAAGGTACACTTTTTTACTAAACAAACAAATACTTATGTTATTTTTTTCTACTTTTCTCGTCGTTTTTTCAGAATTACAAAAAAAAACGGCTCCCCAAAGCGCCATGCTTAGAGAGCCGTTTTTTATATTCTAGTCTAAGAAATGCCCCCCTCAGACATCAGCCATCAGCCCACATACATTTGGCTGTTAATCAGTTCTTATACGATATTACCACAAATACAGGAGATTTTTGCGATTAGATCAAAACTTAACAAAATAGATCAAAATAGATTTGTTCCATCCACCCAATCTCTGACCATCGCACAAAAAAAAGAGCACTCTTCTCACGAAGAACGCCCGATTTAAAAATAATCTTGTGAGACACTTCTCACAAAAATTAGAATTTATAACTAAAATTACTTTAGATCCCCCCTTCTCACGAAGAGAAATAACCTAAAACAGTTTATAAATCATACCAATCTTATTAATAACATTCCTAAAACTTTTGAATTAATCAACCTTGCCGCAAAGGTACTGATTAAAATCTAAACAAACACAATTTTTTTCTTTTTTTTTAATTAATGATATATTTTTTGGGAGAATAGCATAAAAAAAAGAGTGTAGGGTTTCCTACACTCCAATATAAGGATTATCCTAAATAGATTACCACAGGGGCAGACGCTGCTCCTTGGGGATATACATCTTGTCACCGGGCTTCACACCGAAGGCCTCGTACCAGGCGTCGATATGAGGCAGGGCGCCATTCACACGCCAGCGACCCAGTGAGTGAGGGTCACTCTTGGTGCGGTTACGAATTTCTGCCTCTGTGATGTTACCTGCCCACACACCGGCATAAGCCAGGAAGAAACGCTGGTCGGGGGTAAGACCATCGATAACGGGAAGTGGATGATTCTTCGTTGCGTTCTTGAAGGCAGCATAGGCCACCTGCAGACCACCATGGTCAGCCAGGTTCTCACCCAGTGTCAGACGACCATTGGCATTGAGGTCGGGCAGCACCTTGATAGCAGAGAAGAAATCAGCATACTTGTCGGTGCGGGCCTTGAACTGCTCACCATCAGAAGCAGCCCACCAGTCGTGCATATTACCATCCTTGTCGAACTGACGTCCCTGGTCGTCGAAGCCGTGGGTCATCTCGTGGCCGATAACCACACC
Proteins encoded:
- a CDS encoding MAC/perforin domain-containing protein encodes the protein MNHDRKYLSIAVTVLAALVLSACHDYEFLDVAPPTGMEVSPLARAAQEDAMTIKDFRRSYGVGFSYDGIWGQPCNLRDVHSRVLDLEKVRACGDEFCEQLFTASSTHEGTVECTTALSHSEYTQATSFKADADAKLLVFNGSYAANISVVESGHANDFFCDVSYPAPSMKMELHDASISAFLMEEGRTEMLTPNFRDAIDWIYKFRDSTFVTAIVDSFLVSYGSHVVVSASVGGSIDIHMTMKRDSLTDIYTNEQLGAATVGEIFSTMSQSEKYQKELNLLNSADCSITVKGGDLGTIPNELMHFRFSERPNLSAFAGKWLASLNYNPNDYAHNNLEMTQMEIVPIWNFIPNEDVARLVRLRVEGTSDELINETGYQNFTNTSFPLPQSVTCKMGGQDTTFSQPAVANVIASGRYVATICREQIDLPELGLRELQVVYPIYNQQVNLGCGYAVYGDKAYKVKWIGGKCEVEQDTQSAPSADGTIYMTYGVPGSVQFANIKYQPCHTVIGYEWPLAITKNGTVDMSKPYYLTYKSGADFMLRTADGQEQLGNLNGLPNWTLRNGRMVREKNYYYYWNPNEVNF
- a CDS encoding helix-turn-helix domain-containing protein gives rise to the protein MKHRISLTLICAVLAMLASCSHCGDAKDDAKAKAMWQRYSEAYDAKNLNRALAVIDSMETAKIVCTPKADHLRGLVYDQGWQMRIAEQFYRKSYQGYASDPSQDWHTYTDAGYRWACLRFRRGDTEGAMDVIAKLLPLAKENKAFPKHTESALLMLMAEIQLQLHQFHEAQLTAQKAYEAKQEDTQDKSRTGWGMAWICMNISTIYHTSGDLEGALAWLDRSAHGLERAEQEHDDSLLIEEWKGHVALQRALLLQETGHTAEAQTTYAAIPRSRLMEPNAYREAAEYLMAAGRYDEAAYWYEQLDSTYLATDGAKMTFDNIADRLSPRYTAYRKAGRNADALLLADSVSAAIDSALVWQKQNNAAELAVIYQSQEKELALNDAKSETRIHRVLLAAAILVILLIGYFLVRVRIYNKELLEKNRRLLTEIEQREQEEQQTIVQLKAEPQENLSANQQLFCRICDLMEAPDHIFTDADLDRNRLAQLLGTNERYITDAIRHCTNGKSITAFLNEYRVRHAAHLLATTTDAVAIIAELSGFSRSSFFRIFSDAYGMSPSDYRKVARK
- a CDS encoding helix-turn-helix domain-containing protein, translated to MMGCTKPDRSEEEQKLKEELQKIAFTTPEKAFAKIDSAERVGLFSTATANLLRTNHYGQIGQTRLAIFYGEQIKNVPELKREGVSYYSALLMLGGWLERNGEYAKVLSLCDDIIADVDNERKQGGGESGISEEVALRVKSRALTLKGSCELSMEHPDKAEQYFLEAIDIMMDGVKHTDDYWVMDAMIIAVGEATEFYLEQGMPQKALSLVAKGDTALARLDRCGELPDLVRQIRHNNIMIAQAMIYAANGQHDKAEALYLKHREAENRKVYDIGADARYLSMTGRYDEAVRLFRQTDSLYLAQGSAITTEYIKHYMMNQYETLQKAGRKDEAQVLSDRMRQLTDSIRIQEWKTDVEQQQEIRQKETEIASRRQSLIIHRIILVAAILICLLIIYFLWRSHQHNKALLEKNRRLLAEIEQREQEQQQSIEQLKAEPQENLTSEQQLFRRICDLMESPDRIYTDADLDRSRLAQLLGTNEHYVTDAISTCTNGKSVNIFLNEYRLRYATRLLATTKDSISLIAELSGFSRSSFFRIFSDAYGMSPSDYRKAARK